Part of the Candidatus Dadabacteria bacterium genome is shown below.
TCTTCAGGGACCCTGAAAGGAAACTTCCTCCGCTTGAACCCGGTTCCGTGATCTGTCCCGCAGACGGGAAAATAATAGATATCTCGGAGACGTTTGAAGACGATTATCTTAAGCGGAACACCCGAAGAATAAGCATTTTTCTCTCTATCTTCGACTGCCATATAAACAGGTTTCCCGTTTCGGGCAAGGTAGTCGGAACCACTTATTACCCCGGGGAATTCAAAATGGCTTTTAAGGGTGATTCATCCGAGGCCAACGAGCGGCTTGTCACCCTGATTGAGTGCGAGAGCGGAGTCCAGGTGGTTATAGTCCAGGTGGCTGGTTTTCTCGCGAGAAGAATCGTATCGCGTGCGAAATTCGGCGACGTATTGGAAATCGGGGAAAAATTCGGGATTATAAAGTTTGGTTCAAGGTTGGATGTTTACCTGCCCGAGGATGTGAAGGTGGGTGTCGAGGTAGGGCAGAAAGTCGTGGCCGGCAGGACGATTATAGCGTGGCTAACTTGAGAAAAAAAAGAAGGAGAAGGTCTCCCCGTCCGGGGAGGGTTATCCCCCTGCTG
Proteins encoded:
- a CDS encoding phosphatidylserine decarboxylase family protein, translating into MDFRFVRVASEGLGIIYVSAALCILLALLGSLSLFLVFLLLTAFFVFFFRDPERKLPPLEPGSVICPADGKIIDISETFEDDYLKRNTRRISIFLSIFDCHINRFPVSGKVVGTTYYPGEFKMAFKGDSSEANERLVTLIECESGVQVVIVQVAGFLARRIVSRAKFGDVLEIGEKFGIIKFGSRLDVYLPEDVKVGVEVGQKVVAGRTIIAWLT